ATTCCACCGGACAAGCGACAGCGGTCCCCTCGCCTGCCGGTGCGGCGGTGGAACGCGCTGGTCTCGCTAGGCGGTGGTCCGCTGATCGCGCCACGCGCCGAAGCGCGAGTGTGTTGACGCGATCCCGACGATGCGACGCCGGAAGCTACTCCCCAACAGGAGAAGGCGCTCTACACGAGCTGACGCGCGCTTGGCAACGCCTGCGATCAGTCGAAGGGTCGCAGAGGCGCGCGACGCAACGCCGCCAGATTGGCGGAGCCCGTGCAGAAACAGACGGTTCGCAGTTGGCGCATCACCTGCTGAAAATGTGCGACCACCGCCTCGGTAGAGGTCGCGGCGGCCGCCAGAGCGCCCGCCGCCTGGCCCACGACATCGGCGCCCAGGCGAATCGCCTTGGCCGCATCCACCCCGTCGCGGACGCCGCCGGAACCGATGATGACGGCCTCCGGGCACGCGCGCCGCACATCCACGAGGGCCTGGGCGGTCGGCGCGCCCCAGTCTGCGAAGGCGGCGGCGTGAGCCTTGTCGAACGGGTTCGACGCCCGTTCGCCTTCGATCAGCGCCCAGTTGGTGCCGCCCGCGCCCGCAACATCAACCGCCGCCGCGCCCATGTCGATCAAGCGCCGGGCGGTGCGGCCGGATAGGCCCGCGCCGGTCTCCTTGACCACCACGGGCGCCTCCAGTTTCAGGATCAGCGCCTCCAGCGCCGCGCCCACGCCCCACCAGTCACGATCCCCCTCTGGCTGACAGGCCTCCTGCAACGGGTTCAGGTGAACGACCAGGGCGTCGGCGTCGATCATGTCCATCGCGCGCCGCGCCTCGTCCAATCCGAAGCCGCGCGTCAGTTGGGCCGCGCCGATATTGGACAGGATCACGGTATCGGGCGCGCGACGCCGCAGGGTCCGATCCAGACCCCCGCTGGCCCCGCCCTCGATCGCGGCCCGTTGAGACCCCACCGCCAGGGCGACGCCCAGATGCTGGGCCGCCTCGGCCAGACGGGCGTTGATCGCCTCGGCTCGGCTCGGGCCGCCGGTCATGGCGCTGATCAGCAAAGGGGCTTTCAGCCGCCTGCCCAGGAAGTCGGCCCCCAGGTCGATCTTGTCGTGGTCGAGATCCGGCAGGGCCTCATGAACGAAATGCACGCGGTCGAAACCGGCGTCGCGCGCGTGACGGCCCCGCCCCGCCAGAACGACGTCCAGATGCTGGTCCTTGCGGTCGGGCGGGGCCGTGTCGTTCATGCAGATCTACTCGGACGGCGTCTGGCTCCGTCCCTCGCCGCCCCGCGCGCTGGCGGCGGGCTGGCGTTCGACCGTCAGGGCGTAGGCGCCCGTCTGGTTCGGGCCATAGGCGCGGGCGCGAACCACATACCAGCCGTCGTCCGGCGCGGTCCAATCCAGCTTGGCGTGGGCGTCCGACAGGCCGTCGTCATCCGTCGCCAGGCTTGAGAAATCGCCGTCATCGTCCTGGCGGCCCAGGTCGATGAAGGAATCGAAGGCGTTCGACACCATGGTCAGCCGAAGTTTCTCGTCCTTTTTGGCCTGGAAACGATAGGCGTCGAAATAGGCGCCCTCGTCCGTCAGGGCCGAGGCTTCTTTCAGCACGCCGCGAACGGTCGAGCCGACCAGCAGGCTGCCGGGCTTGGGCTCCGGCCCGCGATCCGACAGTTCGAAGGAATAGAGGCCCTTGCCGTCGCCGCTGAGCGGCATGGCGCGCACGATGTAGTCTCCGCTGTCGGGCAGGGTGAAGGTCAGACGCGAATCCGTGCCTTCGCTCAGGCCGTCGTCGTCGCTGGCCAGAACCTCGAAGTCCTCGCCCGCCTTGCCGATCTCCAGATAGGCGTCGAAGTCGCCGGACCGCAGGATCGCCTGCACCCGCTGCCCCTTGGTCCCGCTGAAGGCATAGGCGTGATAGTGTTTGCCGTTTTCGCCTTGCGGGTCCGTATCGGTGATCTCGCCCTCGGCGGTCTGACCAAACACGGCGGGCGTGGGCGGCGGCGGCGGGGCGGTCTCGGTCAGCTTCAACGTATAGTCGCCGTCGGCCTCGGCGCTGAAACCACGGGCTTCGATGACGTAGTCGCCGTCGGCGTCAAGCGTGCGGCCGATGCGCGAATCGGTGCCCGATCCCGCGCCGTCGTCATCTTCGGCCACCATCGTCCCGTCCGAGGCGCGGCGAAGCGTCAGATAGGTGTCGAACTCGCTGGACTTCATCTCGATGGCGATCCGCTGGCCGGCGGTTCCGGTGAAGCGGTAGGTGTCGGCGCGCTGACCGTCATCGTTGGTGGCGCTGTCGGCGCCCAGCTTACCCTTGATCTCGTCGCCGACCGCTATGGG
Above is a genomic segment from Candidatus Brevundimonas colombiensis containing:
- a CDS encoding PPC domain-containing protein encodes the protein MSRPCLAAAVSLIALIGAAGHALAQEAQPLRIGASVNGALTDGDAKAADDEYRYDDYRFQARAGQRLEAVLRSDAFDAYLAIYADGAAGEALAEDDDGLGDGTNARLRFTPERDGVYVLRARTYSGLDGGDYRLTLQERPPAPRAPRATGIRVGSTTGGELTASDPEQEDGGRYDAYVFRAGAGDRFVITLDSSDIDPVVRVGRMNGPDFTEIANNDDAPGGGLNSRLTFTAPSAGEYVIRATGVDERLGRYELGLAEAPPAPPSKPIAVGDEIKGKLGADSATNDDGQRADTYRFTGTAGQRIAIEMKSSEFDTYLTLRRASDGTMVAEDDDGAGSGTDSRIGRTLDADGDYVIEARGFSAEADGDYTLKLTETAPPPPPTPAVFGQTAEGEITDTDPQGENGKHYHAYAFSGTKGQRVQAILRSGDFDAYLEIGKAGEDFEVLASDDDGLSEGTDSRLTFTLPDSGDYIVRAMPLSGDGKGLYSFELSDRGPEPKPGSLLVGSTVRGVLKEASALTDEGAYFDAYRFQAKKDEKLRLTMVSNAFDSFIDLGRQDDDGDFSSLATDDDGLSDAHAKLDWTAPDDGWYVVRARAYGPNQTGAYALTVERQPAASARGGEGRSQTPSE
- the fni gene encoding type 2 isopentenyl-diphosphate Delta-isomerase — protein: MNDTAPPDRKDQHLDVVLAGRGRHARDAGFDRVHFVHEALPDLDHDKIDLGADFLGRRLKAPLLISAMTGGPSRAEAINARLAEAAQHLGVALAVGSQRAAIEGGASGGLDRTLRRRAPDTVILSNIGAAQLTRGFGLDEARRAMDMIDADALVVHLNPLQEACQPEGDRDWWGVGAALEALILKLEAPVVVKETGAGLSGRTARRLIDMGAAAVDVAGAGGTNWALIEGERASNPFDKAHAAAFADWGAPTAQALVDVRRACPEAVIIGSGGVRDGVDAAKAIRLGADVVGQAAGALAAAATSTEAVVAHFQQVMRQLRTVCFCTGSANLAALRRAPLRPFD